CCGGCCGACCTGAGAAATACCTTCAGCATGCTCCACCATATCCACCACGCAGCTGAGCTTGAGCCCGCGTCGGCTTACTAACCTCTTTAACTTTTCCAGCTTATGGTGACCGTAGAAGGGATGGAGCACCATTACATCAGCTATGCCTTCTTCTGCCATGCACTCCGCCTCCTCCAGCTTGGCACAAGAGACGCCAATTGCTCCAGTTTTAATCTGCACGCGGGCTATTTCACCACACTCGTGGCATTTGCAGTGTGGCCTTACCTTCAAGCCGACAAGAGCAGCTAAACGCTGCGCCTCATTGATGTTTGCTTCCAGCTTATCCAGGTCAACGATCACTGCCGGTGTGTCCAACGTCGGGTAGCGAATGTCCTGTTTCATCACTGATACACTCTCCTCATAAGTTGCTTGAATACTGGGCTACTTGGCCTTTTTAACCGCCTCTTTATGCGACCTTACATACTCATCCCAGGGGCGGGTCCCCACAGGCAGGCACATACCCCCGTCTATTCTGATACTGTAGCCGGTAATCAACCTCGCCTGGTCTGAGGCCAGAAAGACCACGGCATCAGCCACGTCTTCCGGTTTGGGGTAATCTCCTAGGGGGATGCCCTGCCTGATTCTTTCTAGCTCTTCTTTACCAACTTGTGATAGAGACAGGGGGGTTACCACGGTCCAGGGACAGACCGCATTTACGTTGATGTGGTATGGCCCTAGCTCGTAGGCCAGCTGGCGGGTGAAACCGAGGATCGCGGCTTTGGCGGCAACATAGTTGGCTGATGAATTCTGAGTTGTCCTCTCACCAGCGACAGAGGAAATGTTGATAATTTTACCACCCCCCCGTTTCTTCATTACTGGTATTACGGCTTTCGCACAGAGAAAAGTACCACCCGCCATGATGTTTAAAAGGCGATCCCAATCTGACTTTGCCATGTCTTCGACAAGGGCAACAAATGATACCCCGGCGTTATTGACCAGAATATCGATGGTACTCCATTCTTTGACAATTTGCTGCACCATTTTCTTCACGGCTGACTCATCGGTAACATCGGCCACCGTAACCATTGCCCGCCGCCCGAGAGACCGTATCTCTTTGGCTGTCTCTTCAGCACTATCTATATTTACCCGGCAATTGACCGCGATGTCCACCCCTT
The Chloroflexota bacterium DNA segment above includes these coding regions:
- a CDS encoding SDR family oxidoreductase, producing the protein MDTGLQGKVALVTGSGRGIGKAIALGLAKEGVDIAVNCRVNIDSAEETAKEIRSLGRRAMVTVADVTDESAVKKMVQQIVKEWSTIDILVNNAGVSFVALVEDMAKSDWDRLLNIMAGGTFLCAKAVIPVMKKRGGGKIINISSVAGERTTQNSSANYVAAKAAILGFTRQLAYELGPYHINVNAVCPWTVVTPLSLSQVGKEELERIRQGIPLGDYPKPEDVADAVVFLASDQARLITGYSIRIDGGMCLPVGTRPWDEYVRSHKEAVKKAK